A window from Crocosphaera sp. UHCC 0190 encodes these proteins:
- the hisS gene encoding histidine--tRNA ligase, producing MGTIQTLPGTKDILPEEIGYWQYVETIATQILSRAMYQEIRPPIFEQTSLFERGIGEGTDVVGKEMYTFTDRGDRSVTLRPEGTAGVVRAFLQNNLYAAGGVQRLWYCGPMFRYERPQAGRQRQFHQIGLELIGTGDPRADVEAIALATDILKALGLQSLKLDINSVGDRSDRQQYREALVNYFLPYKDELDPDSQDRLERNPLRILDSKDQRTKEINQNAPNILQYLGKESHKHFEQVQQLLTDLGIEYHLNPCLVRGLDYYTHTAFEIQSDDLGAQATVCGGGRYDGLVAELGGGQTPAVGWAIGMERLIILLKQLKTSPQMSPDLYIVSRGEAAEAQGLILAQKLRFEGLTVELDMSGSAFGKQFKRADRSGAIACLVLGDEEAENKMVQLKWLTTKEQEQLTQEKLLNNIGELKEQVDRHKKTTTHSTQ from the coding sequence ATGGGTACAATTCAAACACTACCAGGTACAAAGGATATTCTGCCAGAGGAGATTGGTTATTGGCAATATGTGGAAACTATTGCCACTCAAATTCTCAGTCGCGCTATGTATCAAGAAATTCGTCCCCCCATTTTTGAGCAAACCTCTCTCTTTGAACGGGGTATCGGGGAAGGGACGGACGTGGTAGGTAAGGAAATGTATACTTTTACTGACCGGGGCGATCGCTCTGTAACTCTCCGTCCTGAAGGAACTGCAGGGGTCGTGCGTGCTTTTTTACAAAATAACCTCTATGCCGCAGGTGGGGTACAACGTCTTTGGTATTGTGGCCCGATGTTTCGTTATGAACGACCTCAAGCGGGTCGTCAGCGACAATTTCATCAAATTGGGTTAGAATTAATCGGCACGGGTGATCCGAGGGCTGATGTGGAAGCGATCGCCTTAGCAACGGATATTCTCAAAGCTTTGGGTTTACAAAGTTTAAAATTAGATATTAATTCCGTGGGCGATCGCAGCGATCGACAACAGTATCGAGAGGCGTTAGTTAACTATTTTTTACCTTATAAAGATGAATTAGATCCCGACTCTCAAGATCGTTTAGAACGGAACCCCTTACGCATTTTAGATAGTAAGGATCAACGTACTAAAGAAATTAATCAAAATGCGCCCAATATCTTGCAATATTTAGGTAAGGAGTCTCATAAACATTTTGAGCAAGTCCAACAATTATTAACTGATTTAGGCATTGAATATCACTTAAATCCTTGTTTAGTGCGAGGCTTAGATTACTATACCCATACTGCCTTTGAAATTCAATCCGATGATTTGGGGGCCCAAGCAACCGTGTGCGGAGGTGGGCGTTATGATGGGTTAGTGGCAGAATTAGGCGGGGGCCAAACTCCGGCGGTGGGATGGGCGATCGGCATGGAACGCTTAATTATTTTGCTGAAACAATTGAAAACATCCCCCCAAATGTCTCCAGATCTCTACATTGTTTCGCGGGGAGAAGCCGCAGAGGCCCAGGGGTTAATCTTAGCCCAAAAGTTGCGTTTTGAGGGCTTAACGGTGGAATTAGATATGAGTGGGAGTGCTTTTGGTAAGCAGTTTAAACGGGCCGATCGCAGTGGGGCGATCGCTTGTTTGGTTTTGGGAGATGAGGAAGCAGAAAACAAGATGGTTCAACTGAAGTGGTTAACCACCAAAGAACAAGAACAACTCACCCAAGAAAAATTACTTAACAATATTGGGGAACTTAAGGAGCAAGTTGACAGACATAAAAAAACAACTACTCACTCAACACAATAA
- a CDS encoding N-acetylneuraminate synthase family protein — MLIDRNLSKYIVFSEDSILNALKKISDNKSRIIFSVTESGVLEGVLTDGDFRRWLVGQNTIELNQSVSNISNKQFKYASFDEDPEKIESYFSEQIEFIPLLDSNDHLVAIARKRPDEITIGDFLINGDSPAFIIAEIGNNHNGSLELAKKLIDEAITAGANCAKFQLRSLKSLYHNAGNANDASEDLGSQYTLDLLSRFQLSDEEMLEAFDYCKEKGVLPLCTPWDLDSLNILENYGMVAYKVASADLTNHQLLKALAKTGKPLICSTGMSTEAEISQSVQLLQRWGAMYVLLHCNSTYPAPFKDVNLNYITRLKELGDCPVGYSGHERGIHVAIAAIAKGAKVIEKHFTLDKSMEGNDHKVSLLPQEFKAMVEGIRQVEEALGTSGERRLSQGELMNRETLAKSLIINCNLKPGQVITEAMIEIKSPGKGLQPNRKKELIGKTAKRQFKAGDFFFLSDLEEAQVTAKNYQFNRPWGLPVRYHDFTKLLPKSNPDLLEFHLSYKDLEQEIHQYFDQVYELDYVIHSPELFAGDHVLDLCSLDANYRNHSIQELQRVIDITRKLKPFFKKASQPLIVTNIGGFTLDEPLPITQRQKYYDLLLDSLSKLDSEEVEIIPQTMPPFPWHFGGQRYHNLFVDPQDIAEFCSQNNYRVCLDTSHSKLACNHHNFSFKEFMEQVGPYTAHLHIADAQGLDGEGLQIGDGNVDFPALAEDLNKTAPNASFIPEIWQGHKNEGEGFWIALERLEKLFK, encoded by the coding sequence ATGCTAATTGATAGAAACCTTTCTAAATATATCGTCTTCTCTGAAGACAGCATTCTTAACGCACTGAAAAAGATTAGTGATAATAAAAGTCGCATTATTTTTTCAGTCACCGAGTCAGGGGTGTTAGAAGGAGTGCTGACAGATGGTGACTTTCGACGGTGGTTAGTGGGACAAAATACTATTGAGCTTAATCAGTCGGTTTCTAATATTAGTAATAAACAGTTTAAATACGCTTCTTTTGATGAAGATCCAGAAAAAATTGAAAGTTATTTTTCCGAGCAAATTGAATTTATTCCTCTACTAGATAGCAACGATCATTTAGTGGCGATCGCTCGTAAACGTCCCGATGAAATTACTATCGGTGACTTTCTGATTAATGGGGATTCTCCTGCTTTTATTATTGCAGAAATTGGCAACAATCACAATGGCAGTTTAGAGTTAGCTAAAAAGTTAATTGATGAGGCGATTACTGCTGGTGCAAACTGTGCCAAATTCCAATTAAGAAGTCTTAAATCTCTCTATCATAATGCAGGAAATGCCAATGATGCTAGTGAAGATTTAGGCTCACAATATACCCTAGATTTACTATCACGCTTTCAACTTTCTGATGAAGAAATGTTAGAAGCCTTTGATTATTGTAAAGAAAAAGGGGTTTTACCCTTATGTACTCCTTGGGATTTAGATAGTTTAAATATCCTAGAAAATTATGGCATGGTTGCTTATAAAGTGGCCTCTGCTGACTTAACTAATCATCAATTATTGAAGGCATTGGCAAAAACAGGAAAACCCCTAATTTGTTCAACGGGAATGTCCACTGAAGCAGAAATTAGTCAATCAGTTCAATTATTACAAAGATGGGGAGCAATGTATGTTTTATTACATTGTAATTCTACCTATCCTGCACCCTTTAAAGATGTCAATCTTAACTATATTACTCGCTTAAAAGAATTAGGAGATTGCCCCGTCGGATATTCGGGACATGAACGGGGAATTCATGTGGCGATCGCTGCCATTGCCAAGGGTGCAAAAGTGATTGAAAAACACTTTACCCTTGATAAATCTATGGAAGGAAATGACCATAAAGTAAGCTTGTTACCCCAGGAATTCAAAGCGATGGTTGAGGGAATTCGTCAAGTAGAAGAAGCATTAGGAACGTCGGGAGAAAGACGGTTAAGTCAGGGAGAATTAATGAATCGAGAAACCCTGGCTAAGAGTTTAATTATTAACTGTAATTTAAAGCCTGGACAGGTCATTACAGAGGCAATGATCGAGATTAAAAGTCCAGGAAAAGGACTACAACCCAATCGCAAAAAAGAGTTAATTGGTAAGACCGCAAAACGACAATTTAAAGCAGGAGATTTTTTCTTCTTAAGTGACTTAGAAGAAGCGCAAGTTACGGCTAAAAATTATCAATTTAATCGTCCTTGGGGTTTACCTGTTCGTTATCATGATTTCACCAAACTATTACCAAAATCCAACCCAGATTTATTAGAATTTCACCTCAGTTATAAAGATTTAGAACAGGAGATACATCAATATTTTGACCAAGTTTATGAACTCGATTATGTGATTCATAGTCCTGAATTATTTGCTGGTGATCATGTCTTAGATTTATGTTCTCTGGATGCTAATTATCGTAATCATTCTATTCAAGAATTACAGCGGGTAATTGATATTACTCGGAAGCTAAAACCCTTCTTCAAAAAAGCATCTCAACCCTTAATTGTTACGAATATTGGTGGGTTTACTCTTGATGAACCCTTACCCATTACACAACGTCAAAAATATTATGATTTACTGTTAGACAGTTTATCTAAATTAGACAGTGAAGAAGTCGAAATTATCCCGCAAACTATGCCACCCTTTCCCTGGCATTTTGGGGGACAAAGATATCATAATTTATTTGTTGATCCTCAAGATATTGCGGAATTTTGCTCACAAAATAACTATCGGGTTTGTTTAGATACCTCTCACTCTAAATTAGCTTGTAATCATCATAATTTTTCCTTTAAAGAGTTTATGGAACAAGTGGGGCCCTATACAGCACATTTACACATTGCTGATGCACAGGGATTAGATGGAGAAGGGTTACAAATAGGAGATGGAAATGTAGATTTTCCGGCCTTAGCAGAAGACTTAAACAAAACGGCCCCGAATGCTTCCTTTATTCCTGAAATTTGGCAAGGCCATAAAAACGAAGGGGAAGGTTTTTGGATAGCTTTGGAAAGGTTAGAAAAGTTATTCAAGTAA
- a CDS encoding SRPBCC family protein, which yields MLDAISYFIFPNFMSWPGVGSPLQFRFRPYGNDPDACIMDVLLLQPCPEGKYPPVAKTRWLTTNEKWSDAPELGGLGAVLDQDTSNLDRLQKGLKTAAKPGITLGTYQESRIRHFHHILTQQLQAE from the coding sequence ATGTTAGATGCAATTTCTTACTTTATTTTCCCTAATTTTATGAGTTGGCCCGGAGTGGGTTCACCCCTGCAATTTCGCTTTCGTCCCTATGGCAATGATCCTGATGCTTGTATCATGGATGTATTGCTACTACAACCTTGTCCAGAAGGGAAATATCCCCCTGTGGCTAAAACTCGCTGGTTAACCACCAATGAAAAGTGGTCAGATGCACCAGAATTAGGGGGACTAGGAGCAGTTTTAGATCAAGATACCTCAAACCTTGATCGCCTTCAAAAAGGCTTAAAAACTGCCGCCAAACCAGGCATTACTTTAGGGACTTATCAAGAGTCTCGCATTCGTCATTTTCATCACATATTAACTCAGCAATTACAAGCTGAATAA
- a CDS encoding DUF5989 family protein, translated as MEAFFDLLKDLWGFLKERKKYWLAPLIITLVLLGALIVFTQGSAIAPFIYTLF; from the coding sequence ATGGAAGCATTTTTTGATTTATTAAAAGATCTTTGGGGATTTTTAAAGGAGCGTAAAAAGTATTGGTTAGCTCCTTTAATTATTACATTAGTGCTATTAGGTGCATTAATTGTCTTTACTCAAGGATCAGCGATCGCCCCTTTCATTTATACTTTATTTTAG
- a CDS encoding SxtJ family membrane protein, giving the protein MFDEIPKLDQKGLREFGLLTGTIIALLLGLVLPLLWGHSLPLIPWIIGGVLIILAIFIPKSLDPIHYGWMKVAQVLGFVNSRIILGIIFFIVVTPMGLIMRLNNRDPMTRKFEFSLETYRVSSQIKSKVSMEKPY; this is encoded by the coding sequence ATGTTTGATGAAATTCCAAAACTAGATCAAAAAGGATTGCGAGAGTTTGGCTTATTAACAGGAACAATTATTGCCCTATTATTGGGGCTAGTTTTACCCTTGTTGTGGGGTCATAGTTTACCTTTAATTCCTTGGATAATTGGCGGAGTTTTAATAATTTTAGCCATATTTATTCCTAAATCTCTTGACCCTATTCATTATGGGTGGATGAAGGTTGCACAGGTACTTGGTTTTGTTAATAGTCGCATTATTTTAGGCATTATTTTCTTTATAGTTGTCACCCCAATGGGTTTAATTATGCGTCTAAATAATCGAGATCCGATGACAAGAAAATTTGAATTTAGTTTAGAAACCTATCGAGTTTCTAGTCAAATTAAAAGTAAAGTTAGCATGGAGAAACCCTATTAA
- a CDS encoding carbamoyltransferase, with product MNILGISAYYHDSAAALVQRGKILAAAQEERFSRKKHDARFPKNAILYSLAEGNISLQELDYIVFYEKPLVTFERLLETYLTYAPQGFRSFLTAMTAWLQEKLYLKTVLKKELAKLANCKTSQLPPLLFTEHHQSHAASAFFPSPFEKAAVLCLDAVGEWATTSLWLGEGNQMIPQWEINFPHSLGLLYSAFTYYTGFKVNSGEYKLMGLAPYGEPKYVDIILENLIDLKEDGTFRLNMEYFNYATGLTMTNDKFARLFGGSPRKPESQITQREMNIAASIQKVTEEIVLKLANTAHKELGVDYLCLAGGVALNCVSNGRLLRESKFKDIWIQPAAGDSGGAVGAALAVWYQYLENPRQGGTFDAMQGTYLGPEFSHEEAQEYLNDVKAKYIYLEDAELFTKVAEIIAQGNVVGWFQGRMEFGPRALGNRSIIGDPRNEKMQSVMNLKIKYRESFRPFAPSVLFDRVSDYFELDKPSPYMLLVAEINPELRLPINEKNKQLFGVEKLKVTRSTIPAITHVDYSARVQTVHPETNPRYYQLIKQFEALTGCGVLVNTSFNVRGEPIVCTPEDAYRCFMRTEMDYLVINNYLLAKSEQPQWQKDEAWKNEFELD from the coding sequence ATGAACATACTTGGAATCTCAGCCTATTATCATGATAGTGCAGCAGCTTTAGTGCAAAGGGGAAAAATTCTGGCGGCTGCTCAAGAAGAAAGATTTAGTCGCAAGAAACATGATGCAAGATTTCCCAAAAATGCCATTCTTTATAGTTTAGCTGAGGGGAATATTTCTTTACAAGAATTAGATTATATTGTTTTTTATGAAAAACCGTTAGTTACCTTTGAAAGATTATTAGAAACTTATTTAACTTATGCACCTCAAGGGTTCCGTTCTTTTTTGACCGCGATGACAGCATGGTTACAAGAAAAACTTTATTTAAAGACTGTTTTAAAGAAAGAATTAGCCAAACTTGCCAACTGTAAAACCTCTCAATTGCCTCCCTTATTATTTACAGAACATCATCAATCTCATGCTGCTTCTGCATTTTTTCCGAGTCCCTTTGAAAAGGCTGCGGTTTTATGTTTAGATGCGGTAGGAGAATGGGCAACAACTTCTTTATGGTTAGGAGAAGGTAATCAAATGATTCCCCAATGGGAGATTAATTTTCCTCATTCTTTAGGGTTATTATATTCAGCATTTACTTATTATACAGGCTTTAAAGTTAACTCTGGTGAATATAAATTAATGGGTTTAGCTCCCTATGGAGAGCCAAAATATGTTGATATTATATTAGAGAATTTAATTGACTTAAAAGAGGATGGAACTTTTCGCCTCAATATGGAATATTTTAACTATGCTACAGGGTTGACGATGACCAATGATAAATTTGCTCGTCTCTTTGGTGGATCTCCCCGTAAACCGGAAAGTCAAATCACCCAACGGGAGATGAATATTGCTGCTTCTATTCAAAAAGTCACCGAAGAAATTGTACTAAAATTAGCAAATACAGCCCACAAAGAATTAGGTGTAGATTATCTTTGTTTAGCAGGAGGAGTCGCCTTAAATTGTGTCTCCAATGGACGACTTTTAAGAGAGAGCAAATTTAAAGATATTTGGATTCAACCCGCCGCAGGAGACTCAGGGGGAGCCGTGGGAGCCGCTTTAGCTGTATGGTATCAATATTTAGAGAACCCCCGACAAGGTGGAACTTTTGATGCAATGCAGGGGACGTATTTAGGGCCAGAATTTAGTCATGAAGAAGCTCAGGAATATCTCAATGATGTAAAAGCTAAATATATTTATCTAGAAGATGCTGAATTATTTACCAAAGTGGCAGAAATTATCGCTCAAGGTAATGTAGTTGGTTGGTTTCAAGGACGGATGGAATTTGGACCCCGTGCTTTAGGAAATCGCTCAATTATTGGCGACCCCCGTAATGAGAAAATGCAGTCCGTCATGAACTTAAAAATTAAGTATCGAGAGTCCTTTCGTCCCTTTGCTCCTTCAGTTTTGTTTGACCGAGTTTCCGACTATTTTGAATTAGATAAACCCAGCCCTTATATGTTATTAGTCGCTGAAATTAATCCAGAGTTACGCTTACCCATAAATGAGAAAAATAAACAATTATTTGGGGTCGAAAAATTAAAAGTTACTCGCTCAACTATTCCCGCTATTACCCATGTAGACTATTCAGCAAGGGTGCAAACTGTTCATCCTGAAACTAACCCCCGTTACTATCAATTAATTAAACAATTTGAAGCCTTGACAGGTTGTGGTGTTTTGGTTAATACTTCCTTCAATGTACGGGGAGAACCCATTGTTTGTACTCCAGAAGATGCCTATCGGTGTTTTATGCGGACAGAGATGGATTATTTAGTCATTAATAATTATTTATTAGCCAAGTCTGAACAACCCCAATGGCAAAAGGATGAAGCTTGGAAAAACGAATTTGAACTAGATTAA
- a CDS encoding SAM-dependent chlorinase/fluorinase, producing MSKTRVIALLSDFGSQDGYVGIMKGVIASINPQITIIDLSHEIPPQQIWAGRFCLMNAYPYFPLGTVYIGVIDPGVGSQRRSVAIQVPRGYLVGPDNGLFSGVLSQEKAIAAVTLTNTNYWRVRDPSLTFHGRDIFAAVGAHLGTGVSLEQLGESIDLESLVNLTLETVKISEKGLEGAIQYIDHFGNLITNIPADQVRGKPWLIIIKNQTIKHSLTYSDGKPGELITLIGSHGWIEIAVNRGNAQKRLQVQWGDPLNLVFR from the coding sequence ATGTCAAAAACCAGGGTGATTGCCTTGTTATCAGATTTTGGCTCACAAGATGGTTATGTGGGAATTATGAAGGGTGTAATTGCCTCGATTAATCCTCAAATAACCATTATCGATCTCAGCCATGAGATTCCGCCTCAGCAGATTTGGGCAGGACGGTTTTGTTTAATGAACGCCTATCCGTACTTTCCCCTAGGAACGGTCTATATTGGAGTGATCGATCCAGGGGTCGGTAGTCAAAGACGCAGCGTAGCCATTCAAGTTCCTAGGGGGTATTTAGTTGGCCCCGATAATGGTCTGTTTAGCGGTGTCCTCAGTCAAGAGAAGGCGATCGCTGCGGTAACATTGACGAATACAAACTATTGGCGAGTTCGAGATCCCAGTTTGACCTTTCATGGTCGAGATATTTTTGCGGCTGTGGGGGCCCATTTAGGGACTGGTGTTTCTTTAGAACAGTTGGGAGAATCTATTGATCTCGAAAGTTTAGTCAATTTGACCTTAGAAACGGTAAAAATTAGCGAAAAAGGACTAGAAGGTGCTATTCAATATATCGATCATTTTGGTAACTTAATTACTAATATTCCAGCCGATCAAGTTAGGGGAAAACCTTGGCTAATTATTATTAAAAATCAAACCATAAAGCACAGTTTAACCTATAGTGATGGGAAACCAGGGGAACTTATTACCTTAATTGGTAGTCACGGCTGGATAGAAATTGCGGTTAATAGGGGAAATGCCCAAAAAAGATTGCAGGTTCAGTGGGGAGATCCGCTCAACTTAGTTTTTAGGTAG
- a CDS encoding helix-turn-helix transcriptional regulator, which produces MLTTKVLNPLMIRQQLHLSQERMGHLLRVSAKTLWRWENKNSTLNRDIQQRLSKLKQIAELAEKIYTPEGVETFLSIPIAEFDSLSAYELMTLGKYDQVLGALAADYEGLGY; this is translated from the coding sequence ATGTTGACAACAAAAGTCCTAAATCCCTTGATGATTAGGCAACAACTTCACCTCTCTCAAGAACGAATGGGGCATTTACTGCGTGTTAGTGCAAAAACCCTGTGGCGATGGGAGAATAAAAATTCAACCCTTAACCGCGATATACAACAAAGACTCTCTAAGCTGAAACAAATTGCGGAACTTGCTGAGAAAATTTATACTCCTGAAGGCGTTGAAACGTTTTTATCAATACCGATAGCAGAATTTGATTCCTTAAGTGCTTATGAACTAATGACCTTGGGAAAATACGACCAGGTGTTAGGAGCGTTAGCGGCAGACTATGAAGGACTTGGTTATTAA
- a CDS encoding RES domain-containing protein has translation MLQDWIVPWSGQGFRHLPDGNYNVYDFQYAGLATNNRWNVQGEATLYLAGSLDVVVGEWSRHFQFDRPQQLSTKTKRRKVYGFEVRLNQTLNLCQAEIWQELSLANAPHCFLDKKIARATAQFIRQTTDVEAIFVPSMAFLDQLDKWVLVLFLEKLPYESQTFLPVVQDFGFLNINN, from the coding sequence ATGCTGCAAGATTGGATTGTACCTTGGTCTGGACAAGGGTTTCGTCATCTTCCTGATGGTAATTACAATGTTTATGATTTCCAGTATGCAGGATTAGCGACAAATAACCGTTGGAATGTTCAGGGAGAAGCTACCTTATATCTTGCAGGGAGTCTTGATGTGGTAGTGGGAGAGTGGTCGCGCCATTTTCAGTTTGACCGACCTCAACAGTTATCTACCAAAACCAAGCGGCGTAAGGTTTATGGGTTTGAGGTGAGACTAAATCAGACTTTAAACCTCTGTCAAGCAGAAATTTGGCAGGAATTATCCCTTGCAAATGCGCCCCATTGTTTTCTTGATAAAAAAATTGCCAGAGCAACTGCCCAGTTTATTCGGCAAACCACCGATGTTGAGGCAATTTTTGTCCCGTCAATGGCGTTTTTAGACCAGTTAGATAAGTGGGTATTGGTGCTTTTTTTGGAAAAATTGCCTTATGAGTCCCAGACATTCCTTCCCGTTGTACAAGATTTTGGGTTCTTGAATATTAATAATTAA
- a CDS encoding phytochelatin synthase family protein, which produces MKIISLISRISLMGLCLIPRQVIAQTLPLNSNLINFNSTPGETFLIESNARQDYIPLSLQFETQENLAYCGVASIVMVLNALSIPAPKAPEWRTYHRFTQQNLFDNSKTQAVMTSEMVAQGGMTLQQLGELLASYPINVNVYYGSDVSLQEFRQRIIDNLKQPNNFVLINYLRHTIGQEKGGHISPIAAYHKESDRFLILDVSRYKYPPVWVKAEDLWKAINTIDSASNKTRGFVLVSSQ; this is translated from the coding sequence ATGAAAATTATTTCCTTAATTTCACGAATTTCTCTGATGGGACTTTGTTTAATTCCCCGTCAGGTTATTGCTCAAACATTACCCTTAAATTCTAACCTGATTAATTTTAATTCAACCCCAGGAGAAACCTTTCTAATTGAAAGTAACGCCCGTCAAGATTATATTCCCTTAAGTCTTCAATTTGAAACCCAAGAAAACCTTGCTTATTGTGGAGTAGCAAGTATAGTAATGGTACTCAATGCTTTGTCTATTCCTGCCCCAAAAGCCCCTGAATGGAGGACATATCATCGGTTTACTCAACAAAACCTATTTGATAACTCTAAAACTCAAGCAGTAATGACATCAGAAATGGTAGCACAGGGGGGAATGACCTTACAACAATTAGGAGAACTATTAGCTAGTTATCCTATTAATGTTAATGTATATTATGGCAGTGACGTGAGTTTACAAGAATTTCGTCAACGTATTATTGATAATTTAAAACAACCCAATAATTTTGTTTTAATTAACTATTTACGTCATACCATTGGCCAAGAAAAAGGAGGTCATATTTCCCCCATTGCTGCTTACCATAAAGAAAGCGATCGCTTTCTGATTTTAGATGTTTCCCGTTATAAATATCCCCCGGTTTGGGTAAAAGCGGAAGACTTATGGAAAGCCATTAATACTATAGATTCTGCATCCAATAAAACTAGAGGATTTGTGTTAGTTAGTTCTCAATAA